From the Clostridium putrefaciens genome, one window contains:
- the ftsH gene encoding ATP-dependent zinc metalloprotease FtsH — protein MKKFSSATAWTIVFIFAIIAALTWSQTGKGTNTIAFNEFQQEWKNNNITNIKVREDKMLVEGTLSDGKAFITVVPAQRLYQFMTSYPNTGEIKETYEAPRNTSVWVQMIPTLLLMGVMLFAVWFIFMQQSQGGGGGNRGVMNFGKSKAKMATPDKKKVTFNDVAGADEEKEELAEIVDFLKQPKRYLELGARIPKGVLLIGPPGTGKTLLAKAIAGEAGVPFFSISGSDFVEMFVGVGASRVRDLFEQAKKNAPCIIFIDEIDAVGRQRGAGLGGGHDEREQTLNQLLVEMDGFGANEGIIMIAATNRPDILDPALLRPGRFDRQIMVGAPDVKGREEILQIHTKNKRLSEDINLKVLAKRTPGFTGADLENLTNEAALLTVRKDKKFIEMEEMEEAITRVIAGPEKKSRVISEGDRKLTAYHEAGHAVVMKLLPNSDPVHQISIVPRGMAGGYTMHLPEEDRAYISKSRLEDEMVGLLGGRVAEQLIIGDISTGAKNDIDRASSIARKMVMEYGMSEAMGPIAFGADHDEVFLGRDLGRGRNFSEEIGAKIDREIKGLIDRAYDEAQTLLKDNLNKLHAVAQQLLVKEKLEADEFEQLFQNA, from the coding sequence ATGAAGAAATTTTCAAGTGCAACGGCCTGGACTATAGTATTTATATTTGCAATAATTGCAGCTTTAACATGGTCTCAAACAGGTAAAGGTACAAATACAATAGCATTTAATGAATTTCAACAAGAATGGAAAAATAATAACATAACAAATATAAAAGTTAGAGAAGATAAGATGCTAGTAGAGGGTACTCTAAGTGACGGCAAGGCCTTTATAACTGTAGTGCCTGCACAAAGATTATATCAATTTATGACTAGCTATCCTAACACAGGAGAAATAAAGGAGACTTATGAGGCTCCTAGAAATACATCGGTATGGGTTCAAATGATCCCTACACTTTTACTTATGGGAGTAATGCTTTTTGCAGTGTGGTTTATATTTATGCAGCAATCCCAAGGTGGCGGTGGTGGAAACCGAGGAGTCATGAATTTTGGAAAGAGTAAGGCTAAAATGGCTACACCAGATAAAAAGAAGGTTACATTTAACGATGTAGCCGGTGCAGATGAAGAAAAAGAAGAACTAGCAGAAATAGTAGATTTCCTAAAGCAACCTAAAAGATATTTGGAATTAGGTGCAAGAATACCTAAAGGAGTTCTTTTAATTGGACCTCCAGGTACTGGAAAGACACTTCTTGCAAAGGCCATAGCTGGAGAAGCAGGAGTTCCGTTCTTTAGTATATCTGGATCTGACTTTGTTGAAATGTTCGTTGGAGTAGGAGCGTCTAGAGTTAGAGACCTATTTGAACAGGCAAAGAAAAATGCTCCATGTATTATATTTATAGATGAAATTGATGCAGTAGGTAGACAAAGAGGTGCTGGACTTGGCGGTGGACATGATGAAAGAGAACAAACACTAAATCAACTTTTAGTTGAAATGGATGGGTTTGGTGCTAATGAAGGAATAATAATGATTGCTGCAACTAACAGACCGGATATATTAGATCCTGCTCTTCTTAGACCAGGAAGGTTTGATAGACAAATAATGGTTGGAGCACCTGACGTAAAGGGAAGAGAAGAAATACTTCAAATCCATACAAAAAACAAACGTTTATCAGAAGATATAAATCTAAAAGTTTTAGCTAAAAGAACTCCAGGATTTACAGGAGCTGATTTAGAGAACTTAACTAATGAAGCTGCATTATTAACAGTTAGAAAAGATAAGAAGTTTATTGAAATGGAAGAAATGGAAGAAGCGATAACAAGAGTTATAGCAGGACCAGAGAAAAAGAGCAGAGTTATAAGTGAAGGTGATAGAAAACTTACAGCTTATCATGAAGCAGGCCACGCAGTAGTAATGAAGCTTTTACCTAACTCAGATCCAGTTCATCAAATAAGCATAGTTCCAAGAGGAATGGCTGGAGGATATACTATGCACTTACCAGAAGAAGATAGGGCGTATATCTCAAAGTCCAGGTTAGAAGATGAAATGGTTGGACTTTTAGGTGGTAGAGTCGCGGAACAACTTATTATAGGTGATATAAGCACAGGTGCAAAAAATGATATCGATAGGGCTAGTAGCATTGCAAGAAAAATGGTTATGGAATATGGAATGAGTGAAGCCATGGGGCCAATAGCTTTTGGAGCAGATCACGATGAAGTATTCTTAGGAAGAGACCTAGGCCGTGGAAGAAACTTTAGCGAAGAAATAGGAGCTAAAATAGATAGAGAAATAAAGGGCCTTATAGATAGAGCTTACGATGAGGCACAAACCTTATTGAAAGATAATTTAAATAAGCTTCATGCTGTGGCACAACAACTTTTGGTGAAAGAAAAGCTAGAAGCGGATGAATTTGAACAATTATTTCAAAACGCATAA
- the hpt gene encoding hypoxanthine phosphoribosyltransferase: MKNDIEKVLLTEEELKEKVREIGSKISEDYRGEELVLIGVLKGSVMFMSELMKEISIYCSMDFMAVSSYGNGSESSGVVRILKDLDESIENKHVIIIEDIIDSGITLEYLIKYLNGRNPKSIEIACLLNKKDRRKANIGVKYLGFDVPDYFLVGYGLDFAERYRNLPYIGILKESIYK; the protein is encoded by the coding sequence ATGAAAAATGATATCGAAAAGGTTCTTTTAACGGAGGAAGAGTTAAAAGAAAAGGTAAGAGAAATTGGTAGTAAGATTAGCGAAGATTACAGAGGGGAGGAATTAGTACTTATTGGCGTACTTAAGGGATCTGTAATGTTTATGTCGGAACTTATGAAAGAAATTTCTATATATTGTAGCATGGATTTTATGGCTGTTTCTAGTTATGGAAATGGAAGCGAAAGTTCTGGAGTGGTTAGAATATTAAAGGACTTAGATGAGTCTATAGAAAATAAACATGTAATTATAATTGAAGATATAATTGATTCAGGTATAACTTTAGAGTATTTAATTAAATACCTAAACGGTAGAAACCCAAAGAGCATAGAAATAGCATGCCTATTAAATAAAAAAGACAGGCGAAAGGCTAATATAGGTGTAAAATATTTAGGATTTGACGTTCCGGATTATTTTTTAGTAGGTTATGGATTGGACTTTGCTGAAAGATATAGGAATCTCCCTTACATTGGTATATTAAAAGAATCTATTTATAAATAA
- the tilS gene encoding tRNA lysidine(34) synthetase TilS, whose amino-acid sequence MEKRILEYIEKYSMIQKDDKVLVALSGGPDSITLLHVLYRLKDDLGITLYAAHINHKLRGEEADEDERYVKEICSSINIPCYVKVADINVISKERGISSEMAGRDVRYDFFESLKKDLNINKVALAHNSNDRAETILMRIMRGTGIEGLAGIKPVRDNTYIRPILIISRKEIEDYCAINKLRPRIDKTNNEPIYARNKVRLELIPYIKENFNKDIINTLNRFSELMVRDNDYLEKISYEKFMKYVEINSKRDIIIHKEAFKEHDSIVTRIIRYSIEKLEGTLNNIEMTHISSIVSLSIQGTGKTVNLPHDITVSNVYGDIFIKKNSKKVIKKENLSSIINLKDYNEEELKGGININIPEFQMSLFIKLLNDDNISNLNLKGKSNCKYFDADKIKGDINIRYRKAGDKFIPYGMSGSKKLKDIFIDEKVPREQRDSVVLICFHNHIAWIEGYKVSELFKVEHKTKNILSITIERGESY is encoded by the coding sequence ATGGAAAAAAGGATTTTAGAATACATAGAAAAGTATTCAATGATACAAAAAGATGACAAGGTTTTAGTTGCTCTATCTGGTGGGCCAGATTCTATAACTTTATTACACGTACTTTATAGATTAAAAGATGATCTAGGAATAACCCTTTATGCGGCACATATAAATCATAAACTAAGAGGGGAAGAGGCTGATGAAGATGAGAGATATGTAAAAGAGATTTGTTCCTCGATTAATATTCCTTGTTATGTAAAGGTTGCGGATATTAATGTCATATCTAAAGAAAGAGGAATATCTAGTGAAATGGCAGGTAGAGATGTGAGGTACGATTTCTTTGAAAGCTTAAAGAAAGATTTAAATATAAATAAAGTAGCATTAGCTCATAATTCTAATGATAGAGCTGAGACGATTCTTATGAGAATTATGCGTGGAACTGGTATAGAAGGACTTGCAGGAATAAAGCCTGTAAGAGATAATACATATATAAGACCTATATTAATAATCTCACGGAAAGAGATTGAGGATTACTGTGCGATAAATAAACTACGTCCAAGAATAGATAAAACTAATAATGAACCTATATATGCTAGAAATAAGGTTAGGTTAGAACTTATACCTTATATAAAAGAGAATTTTAATAAAGATATAATAAATACATTAAATAGGTTTTCAGAACTTATGGTAAGAGATAATGATTATTTAGAAAAGATATCTTATGAAAAGTTTATGAAATATGTAGAAATAAATTCTAAAAGAGATATAATAATTCATAAAGAGGCTTTTAAAGAACACGATTCAATTGTTACTAGAATAATAAGGTACTCTATAGAAAAGTTAGAAGGTACATTAAATAATATAGAAATGACACATATTTCTAGCATAGTATCCTTAAGTATTCAAGGAACAGGGAAGACAGTAAATCTCCCACACGATATCACGGTATCTAATGTATATGGAGATATATTTATAAAAAAGAATTCTAAAAAGGTTATAAAAAAAGAAAACTTAAGTTCAATAATTAATTTAAAGGATTATAATGAAGAGGAGTTAAAGGGTGGTATTAATATTAACATACCTGAATTTCAAATGTCCTTATTTATAAAATTATTAAATGATGATAATATTAGTAATTTAAATTTAAAGGGCAAATCTAATTGTAAGTACTTTGATGCAGATAAAATCAAAGGAGATATAAACATTAGATATAGAAAAGCCGGTGATAAATTTATTCCTTATGGTATGTCAGGTAGTAAAAAGTTAAAGGATATATTTATTGATGAAAAGGTACCTAGAGAACAAAGAGATAGTGTTGTACTTATATGCTTTCATAATCATATAGCTTGGATAGAGGGTTATAAGGTTAGTGAACTTTTTAAGGTAGAACATAAAACTAAAAACATTTTAAGTATAACTATTGAAAGAGGGGAAAGTTACTAA
- the spoIIE gene encoding stage II sporulation protein E, whose protein sequence is MQYGAEVVTYKRLKEKTKEEKREEYVSVIKIVLYFLVAISISRVMLINSTAPFGIAFIMAVVNERKDKLDIAAGTGALLGYVTLYNKIEDIALYIIIIGSTILFSHLTTKINRRKRIIYLTLIMVLESIFFKMIISGYTLGINILTSLFQIGCIIPIYIIIDYALTCSKDFKSKHLFTNEEIISMAIVLSLTISGTWGIKIFNIDIRNVIGLVFVCIMAYVNGSSTGAGTGVSIGIIMGITSDNMVNYVVVYSICGFVMGIFKETGKWFTALSYITVFTLLKVYLGLSTDFKLIEGILSVLIFMSIPNKIYEKISIELGWEKKQDIINESYMYKLKEVFTEKLDSFSDVLLNMSSTLNNLVDNDKLLMKTKSSALVENLADRVCSNCDMKSICWKREMHCTYIAFSELIQNYQEGIPKIPEEIDRKCVKRTSLIKNSEELLNSYVINEMWRSRLGEGRKLLASQIHNMAKSIGEIVKDFSSEVSINNEIERHIRRYLNKFNIKINDILCYDDRNARLKVKITLASCGGGQKCVKEILPVINDAVGRPMCIFDEGCVINPESNNCTITFEETPKYHVATAISRRCKDGEVLNGDSYSFGKVKDGTYMTIISDGMGSGPQASEESRAAIELIERFTNAGFDKITAINTVNSIMGFKFSEDEKFSTLDLNSIDLYSGKITFMKVGAVASFIKRDQKIDIIKSKTLPIGVLDKVDIDIIDKRVKNGDIVVTVSDGVLDCCEGGSIEWLAEYLIKSNKNTPKELAEDILERVKELSGGKIKDDMTAIVSKVYNLY, encoded by the coding sequence ATGCAATATGGTGCGGAGGTTGTAACTTATAAAAGACTAAAAGAAAAGACTAAAGAAGAAAAAAGAGAAGAATATGTATCGGTGATTAAAATAGTTCTATATTTTTTGGTAGCTATATCTATAAGTAGGGTGATGCTTATTAATAGTACAGCTCCTTTTGGTATAGCTTTTATAATGGCGGTTGTTAATGAAAGAAAGGATAAACTTGATATTGCAGCTGGGACAGGAGCTCTCTTAGGATATGTTACCCTATATAATAAAATTGAAGATATAGCTCTTTATATAATAATTATAGGTAGTACTATACTCTTTTCACATTTAACAACAAAAATAAATAGAAGAAAAAGAATAATATATCTAACCCTAATTATGGTATTAGAATCTATTTTTTTCAAGATGATAATAAGTGGGTATACCCTTGGTATAAATATTTTGACTTCACTATTTCAGATAGGGTGTATAATTCCTATATATATAATTATAGATTATGCGTTAACTTGTTCAAAGGATTTTAAAAGTAAGCATCTTTTTACAAACGAAGAAATAATAAGTATGGCCATAGTGCTATCTTTAACAATTTCAGGTACATGGGGTATTAAGATTTTCAATATAGATATTAGAAATGTTATAGGACTCGTATTTGTGTGTATAATGGCTTATGTGAATGGAAGTTCTACTGGTGCAGGAACAGGTGTATCTATAGGGATAATTATGGGTATAACATCAGACAATATGGTTAATTACGTTGTAGTATATTCTATATGTGGATTTGTAATGGGGATATTTAAAGAGACAGGAAAATGGTTCACTGCGCTATCTTATATAACGGTATTTACACTGCTTAAAGTGTATTTAGGATTAAGTACAGATTTTAAACTTATAGAAGGAATCCTAAGTGTCTTAATTTTTATGTCAATTCCAAATAAGATTTATGAAAAGATATCTATAGAACTTGGGTGGGAAAAGAAGCAAGATATCATTAATGAAAGCTATATGTATAAGTTAAAGGAAGTATTTACAGAAAAGCTTGATAGTTTTTCTGATGTATTATTAAACATGTCGAGTACTTTAAATAACTTGGTAGATAATGATAAGTTGCTTATGAAAACTAAAAGTAGTGCGCTTGTAGAGAATTTAGCAGATCGTGTTTGTAGTAATTGTGATATGAAGTCTATATGCTGGAAAAGAGAGATGCACTGTACCTATATAGCTTTTAGTGAGCTTATACAAAATTATCAAGAGGGTATACCAAAAATACCTGAAGAAATAGATAGAAAGTGCGTTAAAAGAACTTCACTTATAAAAAATTCTGAAGAGCTCTTAAATTCATATGTTATAAATGAAATGTGGAGAAGTAGGCTAGGAGAGGGAAGAAAATTATTAGCTTCTCAAATTCATAATATGGCGAAATCTATAGGGGAAATAGTTAAGGATTTTAGTTCGGAGGTATCTATTAACAATGAAATTGAAAGGCATATAAGAAGATATCTTAATAAGTTTAATATAAAGATAAATGACATATTGTGTTATGATGATAGAAATGCTAGGTTGAAGGTTAAAATTACCCTAGCCTCTTGTGGTGGAGGACAAAAATGTGTTAAGGAGATATTGCCTGTTATAAACGATGCTGTAGGGAGGCCAATGTGCATTTTTGATGAGGGGTGTGTCATAAACCCAGAAAGCAACAATTGTACTATAACCTTTGAAGAAACACCTAAGTATCACGTTGCTACAGCCATTTCTAGAAGATGTAAAGATGGTGAAGTGCTTAATGGTGATAGTTATAGTTTTGGGAAGGTTAAAGATGGCACATATATGACTATAATAAGTGATGGGATGGGTTCGGGGCCACAAGCTAGTGAAGAAAGTAGAGCAGCCATAGAATTAATAGAAAGATTTACAAATGCGGGATTTGATAAGATTACTGCTATTAATACTGTGAATTCCATAATGGGATTTAAATTTTCCGAGGATGAAAAGTTCTCTACATTAGACTTAAATTCTATAGACTTATATAGCGGAAAGATAACTTTTATGAAGGTAGGCGCAGTGGCTAGTTTTATTAAAAGAGATCAAAAAATAGATATTATAAAATCTAAAACCTTACCTATTGGAGTTTTAGACAAGGTGGATATTGATATAATAGATAAAAGGGTGAAAAATGGAGATATAGTTGTTACTGTAAGTGATGGTGTTTTAGATTGTTGTGAGGGTGGAAGTATTGAGTGGTTAGCGGAGTATCTTATTAAAAGCAATAAAAACACCCCGAAAGAATTAGCGGAAGATATTTTAGAAAGAGTTAAAGAATTGTCTGGAGGAAAGATTAAAGATGATATGACGGCTATAGTCTCTAAGGTGTATAACTTGTATTAA